One Halorientalis litorea DNA segment encodes these proteins:
- a CDS encoding flavin-containing monooxygenase: MSSTETDTGGGETDTDVDAVVIGAGFSGLYMLHRLREQGLDVRVFEKGGEVGGTWYWNRYPGARCDSESHIYCYSFDECLHEEWEWSERYPEQPEILEYLQWVANRLDLRRDIAFETEVTGATYDEGTGTWTVETADGNRVTTRFFVTAVGCLSKPYRPDFEGIEEFEGEWYHTARWPEEDPDFSEKHVGVIGTGSTGIQFISEMGGRAGHLTVFQRTPNYAVPARNRPLSEDEYEDIRENYDDIWERARDSRLGMPFDSEANSAYDLSEGDIEELLEQRWQEGGFRFFHTFEPGTILSDADLNETVAEFIRGKIREKVDDPETAEKLVPTDHPYGAKRPPMDYNDYYGTYNRDDVSLVDVDETPIERLTADGIQTTADHYDLDVVVFATGFDAMTGAILALDIEGRDGRTLEEKWEAGPRTYLGLGTHGFPNLFTITGPQSPSVLTNMPLSIEQHVEWIADCIAHMDEHGYDRIEATADSESQWVQNTNMLADNMLFSEAKSWYRGANVPGKTQVFTPFPGGLDNYREICDRVAREDYDGFEFDRVGG, translated from the coding sequence GTGTCTAGCACGGAGACGGACACGGGCGGTGGAGAGACGGACACCGACGTCGACGCCGTCGTCATCGGGGCGGGCTTTTCGGGGCTGTACATGCTCCACCGCCTGCGCGAGCAGGGACTCGACGTTCGCGTCTTCGAGAAAGGCGGCGAGGTGGGCGGGACGTGGTACTGGAACCGCTACCCCGGGGCGCGCTGTGACAGCGAGAGCCACATCTACTGTTACTCATTCGACGAGTGCCTCCACGAGGAGTGGGAGTGGAGCGAACGCTACCCCGAGCAACCCGAGATACTGGAGTACCTCCAGTGGGTGGCCAACCGACTGGACCTGCGCCGGGACATCGCGTTCGAGACGGAGGTGACGGGGGCCACCTACGACGAGGGAACGGGGACGTGGACAGTCGAGACGGCAGACGGCAACCGCGTGACGACACGCTTTTTCGTCACAGCCGTCGGCTGTCTCTCCAAGCCCTACCGCCCGGACTTCGAGGGGATAGAGGAGTTCGAAGGCGAGTGGTACCACACCGCTCGGTGGCCCGAGGAAGACCCCGACTTCTCGGAGAAACACGTCGGCGTCATCGGCACGGGGTCGACGGGTATCCAGTTCATCTCGGAGATGGGCGGCCGGGCCGGTCACCTCACCGTCTTCCAGCGGACACCCAACTACGCGGTTCCGGCGCGGAACCGGCCGCTCTCGGAGGACGAGTACGAGGACATCCGGGAGAACTACGACGACATCTGGGAGCGGGCGCGGGACTCCCGGCTCGGGATGCCCTTCGACAGCGAGGCAAACTCCGCGTACGACCTCTCGGAGGGTGACATCGAGGAACTGCTGGAGCAGCGCTGGCAGGAGGGTGGCTTCCGGTTTTTCCACACTTTCGAGCCGGGGACGATTCTCTCGGACGCCGACCTGAACGAGACCGTCGCCGAGTTCATCCGCGGGAAGATACGCGAGAAGGTCGACGACCCCGAGACTGCAGAGAAACTGGTGCCGACCGACCACCCCTACGGCGCGAAGCGGCCGCCGATGGACTACAACGACTACTACGGGACCTACAATCGCGACGACGTGAGCCTCGTCGACGTCGACGAGACCCCCATCGAGCGGCTGACCGCCGATGGCATCCAGACGACGGCGGACCACTACGACCTCGACGTCGTCGTCTTCGCCACGGGCTTCGACGCCATGACCGGCGCGATTCTCGCACTGGACATCGAGGGCCGGGACGGCCGCACGCTCGAAGAGAAGTGGGAGGCGGGGCCGCGGACGTACCTCGGCCTCGGGACGCACGGGTTCCCCAACCTGTTCACCATCACCGGCCCCCAGAGCCCGTCGGTGCTGACGAACATGCCGCTGTCCATCGAGCAACACGTCGAGTGGATAGCCGACTGCATCGCGCACATGGACGAACACGGGTACGACCGCATCGAAGCGACCGCAGACTCCGAGTCACAGTGGGTACAGAACACCAACATGCTCGCCGATAACATGCTGTTCTCGGAGGCGAAGTCGTGGTATCGCGGTGCGAACGTCCCCGGGAAGACACAGGTCTTCACGCCCTTCCCGGGCGGCCTCGACAACTACCGCGAAATCTGTGACCGGGTCGCCCGAGAGGACTACGACGGCTTCGAGTTCGACCGGGTGGGCGGCTGA
- a CDS encoding MBL fold metallo-hydrolase has protein sequence MDLRFLGGAGEVGRSAILVNDSLLLDYGMKTDTPPQYPVGSVDPEAVVVSHGHLDHVGAIPTLLSGDRRPPIHWTPPTRELALTLARDTLKLHGGTYDCPFTETEVKRVTQVSEAHGYRETFTAASHEITFYNAGHIPGSAHVLVDDGDTRLLYTGDFHTEDQRLVSGTTARPDADVVLCESTYSDVEHSERANIEERFAESVRTTLWEGGTVVVPAFAIGRTQEMLLICAAHDIDCYVDGMGKQVTEMLRRHSEFVRDADALKRAKSHARFVTGRDGQRKRVADQNTAIVTTSGMLSGGPAMTYIPEIRDRPTNKITMTGYQVEGTPGRELLDTGSAEIDGRVMPVAAQVESYDFSAHADRTGLLAFLDAYRETPVLVNHGDRCGAFAEELTADGYRASAPDLGETVTV, from the coding sequence ATGGACCTGCGGTTCCTCGGCGGCGCGGGGGAAGTCGGCCGGAGCGCGATTCTCGTCAACGACTCGCTCCTGTTAGACTACGGGATGAAGACCGACACCCCGCCACAGTACCCCGTGGGCTCGGTCGACCCCGAGGCCGTCGTCGTCTCTCACGGGCACCTCGACCACGTGGGGGCGATTCCCACGCTCCTCTCGGGGGACCGCCGCCCGCCGATTCACTGGACGCCACCGACGCGGGAGTTGGCACTGACGCTGGCCCGCGATACCCTCAAGCTACACGGCGGGACGTACGACTGCCCGTTCACCGAGACGGAGGTCAAGCGGGTCACCCAAGTCTCGGAGGCCCACGGTTACCGGGAGACGTTCACCGCGGCGAGCCACGAAATCACCTTCTACAACGCGGGCCACATCCCCGGGAGCGCGCACGTCCTCGTGGACGACGGCGACACGCGACTCCTCTACACTGGCGACTTCCACACGGAGGACCAGCGTCTCGTCTCGGGGACGACTGCCCGCCCCGACGCCGACGTGGTCCTCTGTGAGAGTACCTACAGCGACGTGGAACACAGCGAGCGCGCGAACATCGAGGAGCGGTTCGCCGAGAGCGTCCGGACGACGCTGTGGGAGGGGGGCACCGTCGTCGTCCCCGCCTTCGCCATCGGGCGGACACAGGAGATGCTCCTGATTTGTGCGGCCCACGACATCGACTGCTACGTCGACGGGATGGGAAAACAGGTCACCGAGATGCTCCGCCGCCATTCCGAGTTCGTCCGCGACGCCGACGCGCTCAAGCGGGCCAAATCACACGCTCGCTTCGTCACCGGTCGGGACGGCCAGCGAAAGCGCGTCGCCGACCAGAACACCGCGATAGTCACGACCAGCGGGATGCTCTCGGGCGGCCCCGCGATGACGTACATCCCCGAAATCCGGGACCGCCCGACGAACAAGATAACGATGACGGGCTATCAGGTCGAGGGGACGCCCGGCCGTGAACTGCTGGACACCGGGAGTGCCGAAATCGACGGGCGCGTGATGCCCGTCGCCGCGCAGGTCGAATCGTACGACTTCTCCGCCCACGCCGACCGGACGGGCCTGCTGGCGTTCCTCGACGCCTACCGCGAGACGCCCGTCCTCGTCAACCACGGCGACCGCTGTGGAGCCTTCGCCGAGGAACTCACCGCCGACGGCTACCGGGCGTCGGCCCCGGACCTCGGCGAGACAGTGACGGTGTGA